One stretch of Euphorbia lathyris chromosome 7, ddEupLath1.1, whole genome shotgun sequence DNA includes these proteins:
- the LOC136235275 gene encoding tubby-like F-box protein 8, protein MSFRSIVRDMRDGFGSLSRRSFEVRLPGHHRGKSHSSVSELHDQPEVIQNSRWASLPPELLRDVIKRLEASEGNWPARKHVVACAAVCRTWREMCKEIVASPEFCGKITFPVSLKQPGPRDGTIQCFIKRDKSNLTYHLFLCLSPALLVENGKFLLSAKRTRRTTCTEYVISMDADNISRSSSTYIGKLRSNFLGTKFVIYDTQPPYNNSQLSPPGRSRRFNSKKVSPKVPTGSYNIALVTYELNVLGTRGPRRMHCTMHSIPASSLEPGGFVPGQPELVHRTLGDSFRSISFSKSIDNSTDFSSSRFSDIVGHRDEEEGKERPLVLRNKAPRWHEQLQCWCLNFRGRVTVASVKNFQLIAATQPAAGAPTPSQPAQSDHDKIILQFGKVGKDMFTMDYRYPLSAFQAFAICLSSFDTKLACE, encoded by the exons ATGTCCTTCCGTAGTATAGTTCGTGACATGAGGGATGGGTTTGGTAGTTTATCAAGGCGGAGTTTTGAGGTGAGGCTGCCTGGTCATCATAGAGGGAAATCTCATAGTTCAGTTTCCGAGTTACATGATCAGCCAGAGGTGATCCAGAATAGCCGATGGGCTAGTCTCCCTCCCGAGTTACTGCGAGATGTTATCAAGAGATTGGAGGCAAGTGAGGGTAACTGGCCAGCTCGGAAGCATGTGGTTGCCTGTGCTGCAGTATGCAGGACATGGAGGGAAATGTGTAAAGAAATTGTCGCAAGTCCCGAGTTCTGTGGGAAGATTACCTTTCCTGTTTCTTTGAAACAG CCAGGGCCCAGGGATGGAACCATTCAATGCTTTATAAAAAGAGACAAATCAAACTTAACATACCATCTTTTCCTTTGCCTTAGCCCTG CTTTGCTGGTTGAAAATGGGAAATTTTTGCTGTCTGCCAAACGAACCCGAAGAACTACCTGCACTGAGTATGTAATCTCCATGGACGCAGATAATATATCAAGATCTAGCAGCACTTACATTGGAAAACTGAG ATCCAATTTTCTAGGCACCAAGTTTGTAATTTATGATACACAGCCTCCTTACAACAATTCTCAGCTTTCGCCACCTGGTCGAAGTCGAAGGTTCAATTCGAAAAAAGTTTCTCCAAAGGTCCCTACAGGAAGCTATAACATTGCTCTGGTTACTTATGAGCTGAATGTGCTGGGTACGAGGGGTCCACGAAGGATGCACTGCACAATGCATTCAATCCCTGCTTCCTCCCTTGAGCCAGGTGGTTTTGTGCCTGGCCAGCCTGAGCTTGTACATCGCACTCTTGGAGACTCATTTAGGAGCATTTCCTTCTCAAAATCAATCGATAATTCAACAGACTTCAGCAGCTCCAGGTTTTCAGACATTGTGGGGCACCGAGATGAGGAAGAAGGAAAGGAGAGACCACTTGTTCTCAGAAACAAGGCACCAAGATGGCATGAACAGTTGCAATGTTGGTGCCTTAACTTTCGTGGAAGAGTGACTGTTGCCTCTGTGAAGAATTTTCAACTGATTGCTGCCACTCAGCCTGCGGCTGGTGCACCAACACCGTCACAGCCAGCCCAATCTGATCACGACAAAATAATACTTCAGTTTGGTAAGGTTGGAAAAGATATGTTCACCATGGATTACCGGTATCCGTTGTCTGCATTTCAAGCATTTGCTATCTGCTTAAGCAGCTTTGACACGAAATTGGCATGTGAATAG